DNA from Paludisphaera mucosa:
GCGGCGGCGTCGACCTTCGACGAGCCGCGGGCCGGGGCGGCGTCCTTGGCGGGCTCGGCGGCCGCGGGGGCGGGGGCCGGCGGCGGCTGGACCGGTTCTTCCTTCGTGCAGCCCGCGAGGGAGCCGAGGACCAGGGCCGAGCCGCAGATCAGGGAAGTACGAAGGCGCGTCATGGGAGCATTTCCTTTTGCTTGAATCAGCCCGGCGCTCGAAGCCGGCGGCGCATCGACACGCCGCTCGAGGCCCGCGTCGCCCCCTAGCCTCTCACCCGAGCCGAAAGCCTCGACGGCGATCCTCAAACATCCCAGGGAGACCAGATCGGAAAAGCAGTCGCCATCGGATCGAGGATCGCAACTCAGCACGATGCCGAGGGCCGAATGACTTCGGATTCAGCCCTCATTGTTCATGAAATACAGTTCAAGCGCGCCCGAGTCAAGCTGGCAGAGGTTTTTCAACCCATTCCACCAGGCTTCTCTAACATCCTAGTGAATTAGGATATTAAGACTCGCAAGCGTCTCGCACGCGATCATGATAAACAGATTTGAGACTCGCAGGACGGCGCCAACGGGCCGCGCCTCCGCCATTTGTCGTATAGCGTCGAATAACCCGCCGTCGGCCCTCACGAACGGAAAATCCCGCGACCACGTCGCCACCAAGCAAGAGTGCGCGCAATATGTTAGCGAATGTTTCCACTCGACCGATCTTGATCGATGGTGGTCGTGCCGTCGCGTCTTCGACGCCGTGCCGAGCGTTTCGTCAGGGGCCGGCGCGTCAGGTCGGAGGTCGAGCGTCGTGCAGAGCAGGAGACCGGTGATGTCCCGAACGCCGACGATTCGCGACCTCGAACCCCCTCCGGTCGTCGTCCTGCATGAGCGTTCGGGCGCGTGGGCGCGTCAGCTTCGGCCCCGGTTCCAGCGCGAGCCCGTCCGCTGGTTCGAGACCCGGTCGACGGCCGACCTGCTCGCCGCGATCTCGGCCGCGACGACGCCTATCATCGTGATCGAGGCCGGACCCGACCCGATCCCGGCGCTGCGGGATCTGGCGGCGGTGCTGGCGCGAGGGTCGTCGCCGTTGGTCCTGCTCCTCGACGCCGAGGGACGCCCCGAGGTCGCGGCGGTCGCCCGCGAGCTGGGGGCGTCCCTCGCGGAGCCGGGCCGGGCGACCCCTCCCCAGGTCGCGGCCTGGCTGGCCCGCTGGCTCGCGCTGGCGGCGAAGGCGATCCGGGCCGAGGGGTGGTCGCGCCCCTCGCCGGCCGACCCCGCCCGCGAGCCGACGGCCTGGATCGAAGAGCAGATCGCGGCGGCAGCCCGGATCGAGCCCGAGTCCGACGAGGACTTCCCGCCGGCTCGCGAGTCCTAGTCGCCGGGGACGCATTCGCCTACAATGGGCCGACGTCGGATCGCACGCATGGCCCCTGGGGACGAAGCGGAATGTCGGGCAAGTCGGAAACCGTGTTGACCGAGAAGGATGTGCTGGCGGCCCTGAAGGGCGTCAAGGACCCCGACCTGGGCCGCGACCTGGTCGACCTGGGGATGATCCGGGACGTCCGCGTCGGCGACGGCGTGGTCGCGCTCACGGTCAACTTGACCACCCCGGCTTGCCCGCTCAAGGCGAAGATCGAGGCCGACGTCCGCAGCGCCCTCGTCAGCCGGCTCCCCGAAGGCCTCACGATCGAGATCAAGATGACCGCCGAGGTCCGCGGCAAGGGGACCGCGGAGTCGGGCGACATCCCGGGCGTCAAGAACGTCATCGCGGTCGGCTCGGGCAAGGGGGGCGTCGGCAAGTCGACGATGGCGGCCTCGATCGCCTTCGGCCTTCGCGCGCACGGGGCGAAGGTCGGCCTGATGGACGCCGACGTGTACGGGCCCTCGATCCCCCACCTCGTCGGCGCGTCGGGCCGGCCGATGACCAACGGCGACCACATCGTGCCGATCGAGGCCGGCGGCCTGAAACTCATGTCGATGGGCTTCCTTCTGGAGCCCGACCAGGCCGTCGTCATGCGCGGGCCGATGCTCCACGGCATCATGCAGCAATTCCTGCGGAAGGTGGAATGGGGCGAGCTCGACTACCTCGTCATCGACCTGCCGCCGGGCACGGGCGACGTCCCGCTGACCCTGGCGCAGACGCTGCCCCTGACCGGCGCGGTGGTGGTCTGCACGCCTCAGGAAGTCGCATTGATCGACGCCGCGAGGGCCATCGCGATGTTCCGCCAGCTCCGCGTGCCGGTGCTGGGGATGATCGAGAACATGGCGTTCTTCGACGTCCTCGCCTATCTCAAGGAGCGCGGAGGGCCCGAGGCCCGTCGCCTCGTCGACGGCAAGGCCTGCTTCGACCAGGACGGCGAC
Protein-coding regions in this window:
- a CDS encoding Mrp/NBP35 family ATP-binding protein — encoded protein: MSGKSETVLTEKDVLAALKGVKDPDLGRDLVDLGMIRDVRVGDGVVALTVNLTTPACPLKAKIEADVRSALVSRLPEGLTIEIKMTAEVRGKGTAESGDIPGVKNVIAVGSGKGGVGKSTMAASIAFGLRAHGAKVGLMDADVYGPSIPHLVGASGRPMTNGDHIVPIEAGGLKLMSMGFLLEPDQAVVMRGPMLHGIMQQFLRKVEWGELDYLVIDLPPGTGDVPLTLAQTLPLTGAVVVCTPQEVALIDAARAIAMFRQLRVPVLGMIENMAFFDVLAYLKERGGPEARRLVDGKACFDQDGDERVYLFGQGGARRKAHAMQVPFLGEVPLNLFLRESGDVGRLEAALQDGSPSKPYLMGIVEQLAAQISIQNLKNVKMPKLEILN